The Aminipila terrae nucleotide sequence AAATAATTGTGCAGAGCCAGAAAGTTACAAAACAGGTTCTTTTAGAAAAAGAACTTGCGCAAAAAGAGAAAATGTCAGAAATAGGACAGCTTACGGCAGCAATAGCTCATGAATTGAAGAATCCACTGGCCATTATCAAAGGGTCTTCTTATCTTATATCCGCATATGCCAAGGAGTATGAAAACAGAGAACTGGATGAAAGTGTGAATACTGTCATACAGTCAACACAAAATGCTGAAGATGTCATCTATAACCTGTTGAATTTCTCAAGCTCAGCACTAACGAAAACCACCCAGGGGAATATTACGAAAATAGTGGAGCAAGTTATATTACTGACAAAACGAAACAGCATTGCAAAAAATATTAAGTATATAACAGAATTCCAGCCAGATCCACTTATTTATGAAGGTAATGCAGAACCATTTAAGAGTATTATTATGAACCTCGTATCCAATGCTATTAATGCTATTGGTGAAGGAGGGACTATAACAATTCAGGGATATTATTATGAAGACCAAATGATTATATCTGTGAAGGATGATGGAAAAGGGGTTGAAGATAAATTTAAAACAAGGATTTTCGAACCATTTGTGACGGCGGATACATCTGGCTCCGGAACAGGTATGGGGCTTTGGATTACTAAAATAATGGTTGAGAAGATGCATGGCACTATCAAATTAAACAGTGAATTAGGAGAGAAAACCGAATTTATTATTTCAGTACCACTTAAGAATATGAAAGGAAGATAGTGTATGGCAGAATTCATGGATCATCTGCTTGTCGTTGATGATGATAAGGAATTACTAAGAGTCTACGAAAAAATATTCAAGTTGAATCATTTTGATGTGATAACTGCCAGTGATGGGCCCAGTGCGTTGGAACTTATTAAGAGAAAGCCTACAGGCGTTGTCATTGCTGATATCATTATGCCCAAAATGAATGGAATCCTTTTACTGCAGAAAATCAAAGAGATTAATCCTTCTATCCAGTTATTATGCTGACGGCAGAAGGCTCTGTAGCGGGGGCAGTGGAGGCTGTTAAATCAGGGGCTTTCACATATATATTAAAGCCTGCCGATATTGATAATCTCATACTGAACATTCAAAAAGCCTTTGAAATTTTCTTAATTAGTAATCAAAACAGGATTTTTAAAGATCAGATGCTTGAAAAAGCAGGAATGATGCAGTTGATTGGTCAAAACGGTAAGATAAAAGAAATTCGTCAAAAAATTGATACGTTTGCGGGATCAGATGCTACGGTTCTGATTACAGGGGAAAGTGGTACAGGAAAAGAGATTATTGCCAGCCAGATTCATTACAAAAGTAATCGGGCGGACCAGGTCTTCGTTAAAGT carries:
- a CDS encoding response regulator — encoded protein: MAEFMDHLLVVDDDKELLRVYEKIFKLNHFDVITASDGPSALELIKRKPTGVVIADIIMPKMNGILLLQKIKEINPSIQLLC